A genome region from Gadus macrocephalus chromosome 15, ASM3116895v1 includes the following:
- the LOC132473048 gene encoding E3 ubiquitin-protein ligase pellino homolog 1-like isoform X2, giving the protein MFSPEQENISSLPSTKVPVKYGELIVLGYNGSLPNGDRGRHKSRFGLSKRSKANGVKPSTVHSACTPQAAKIGRSTESPIDFVVTDTATGGPGSPDRQSVQSTISRFACRIACQRSPPHTASIYAAGFDSSKNIFLGEKAAKWRRLDGQMDGLTTNGVLVMHPRQGFTQDSQQGVWREISVCGNIFTLRETRSAQQRGKMVDAESQELVDGSLLDLCGATLLWRTAEGLAHTPTLKHLEVLRQEINAARPQCPVGLNTLAFPSSRRKATPDEMQPWAYLRCGHVHGYHDWGRQRRHHEESRGQEGRQRECPMCRSRGPYAPLWLGREAGLYLDKAPPTHAFSPCGHVCSERTAAFWSRVPLPRGTHAFHAACPFCALPLGAEPRYVRLIFQGPLD; this is encoded by the exons ATGTTCTCCCCAGAGCAGGAGAACATATCCAGCCTCCCTTCCACCAAAGTGCCCGTCAAGTATGGAGAGCTCATTGTTCTGGG GTATAATGGATCCCTACCCAATGGAGACAGAGGCCGACATAAGAGTCGCTTTGGCCTTTCCAAACGGTCCAAGGCCAACGGGGTCAAACCCAGCACTGTGCACAGCGCATGCACACCACAGGCTGCTAAG ATCGGGCGATCAACGGAGAGCCCCATCGACTTCGTGGTGACGGACACGGCGACAGGCGGCCCGGGCTCCCCGGACCGCCAGTCGGTCCAGAGCACCATCTCCCGCTTCGCCTGCCGCATCGCCTGCCAGCGcagccccccccacaccgccAGCATCTACGCCGCTGGCTTCGACTCGTCCAAGAACATCTTCCTAGGG GAGAAGGCGGCCAAGTGGAGGAGGTtggacggacagatggacggCCTCACCACCAACGGGGTGCTGGTGATGCACCCGCGGCAGGGCTTCACCCAGGACTCCCAGCAGGGTGTCTGGAGGGAGATCTCTGTCTGCGGGAACATCTTCACCCTAAGGGAGACGCGCTCGGCCCAGCAGCGGGGCAAGATG GTGGACGCTGAGAGCCAGGAGCTGGTGGACGGCTCGCTGCTGGACCTCTGCGGGGCCACCCTGCTGTGGCGCACGGCCGAGGGCCTGGCACACACGCCCACCCTCAAGCACCTCGAGGTACTGCGGCAGGAGATCAATGCGGCGCGCCCGCAGTGCCCCGTGGGCCTCAACACACTGGCCTTCCCCTCGTCGCGGCGCAAGGCGACGCCCGACGAGATGCAGCCCTGGGCGTACCTGCGCTGCGGCCACGTGCACGGCTACCACGACTGGGGCCGCCAGCGGCGGCACCACGAGGAGAGCCGGGGCCAGGAGGGCCGCCAGCGGGAGTGCCCCATGTGCCGCTCCAGGGGCCCCTACGCGCCCCTGTGGCTGGGCCGCGAGGCGGGTCTCTACCTGGACAAGGCCCCGCCCACGCACGCCTTCAGCCCCTGTGGCCACGTCTGCTCCGAGAGGACGGCGGCGTTCTGGAGCCGCGTCCCGCTGCCCCGCGGCACACACGCCTTCCACGCCGCCTGCCCCTTCTGCGCCCTGCcgctgggggcggagccacgcTACGTCAGGCTCATCTTCCAGGGGCCGCTTGATTAG
- the LOC132473048 gene encoding E3 ubiquitin-protein ligase pellino homolog 1-like isoform X1: MFSPEQENISSLPSTKVPVKYGELIVLGYNGSLPNGDRGRHKSRFGLSKRSKANGVKPSTVHSACTPQAAKAISNKDQHNISYTLSRAQTVVVEYTHDNNTDMFQIGRSTESPIDFVVTDTATGGPGSPDRQSVQSTISRFACRIACQRSPPHTASIYAAGFDSSKNIFLGEKAAKWRRLDGQMDGLTTNGVLVMHPRQGFTQDSQQGVWREISVCGNIFTLRETRSAQQRGKMVDAESQELVDGSLLDLCGATLLWRTAEGLAHTPTLKHLEVLRQEINAARPQCPVGLNTLAFPSSRRKATPDEMQPWAYLRCGHVHGYHDWGRQRRHHEESRGQEGRQRECPMCRSRGPYAPLWLGREAGLYLDKAPPTHAFSPCGHVCSERTAAFWSRVPLPRGTHAFHAACPFCALPLGAEPRYVRLIFQGPLD, from the exons ATGTTCTCCCCAGAGCAGGAGAACATATCCAGCCTCCCTTCCACCAAAGTGCCCGTCAAGTATGGAGAGCTCATTGTTCTGGG GTATAATGGATCCCTACCCAATGGAGACAGAGGCCGACATAAGAGTCGCTTTGGCCTTTCCAAACGGTCCAAGGCCAACGGGGTCAAACCCAGCACTGTGCACAGCGCATGCACACCACAGGCTGCTAAG GCCATCAGTAACAAAGACCAGCACAATATCTCCTACACCCTATCCCGAGCCCAGACTGTGGTAGTGGAGTACACCCATGACAACAACACGGACATGTTTCAG ATCGGGCGATCAACGGAGAGCCCCATCGACTTCGTGGTGACGGACACGGCGACAGGCGGCCCGGGCTCCCCGGACCGCCAGTCGGTCCAGAGCACCATCTCCCGCTTCGCCTGCCGCATCGCCTGCCAGCGcagccccccccacaccgccAGCATCTACGCCGCTGGCTTCGACTCGTCCAAGAACATCTTCCTAGGG GAGAAGGCGGCCAAGTGGAGGAGGTtggacggacagatggacggCCTCACCACCAACGGGGTGCTGGTGATGCACCCGCGGCAGGGCTTCACCCAGGACTCCCAGCAGGGTGTCTGGAGGGAGATCTCTGTCTGCGGGAACATCTTCACCCTAAGGGAGACGCGCTCGGCCCAGCAGCGGGGCAAGATG GTGGACGCTGAGAGCCAGGAGCTGGTGGACGGCTCGCTGCTGGACCTCTGCGGGGCCACCCTGCTGTGGCGCACGGCCGAGGGCCTGGCACACACGCCCACCCTCAAGCACCTCGAGGTACTGCGGCAGGAGATCAATGCGGCGCGCCCGCAGTGCCCCGTGGGCCTCAACACACTGGCCTTCCCCTCGTCGCGGCGCAAGGCGACGCCCGACGAGATGCAGCCCTGGGCGTACCTGCGCTGCGGCCACGTGCACGGCTACCACGACTGGGGCCGCCAGCGGCGGCACCACGAGGAGAGCCGGGGCCAGGAGGGCCGCCAGCGGGAGTGCCCCATGTGCCGCTCCAGGGGCCCCTACGCGCCCCTGTGGCTGGGCCGCGAGGCGGGTCTCTACCTGGACAAGGCCCCGCCCACGCACGCCTTCAGCCCCTGTGGCCACGTCTGCTCCGAGAGGACGGCGGCGTTCTGGAGCCGCGTCCCGCTGCCCCGCGGCACACACGCCTTCCACGCCGCCTGCCCCTTCTGCGCCCTGCcgctgggggcggagccacgcTACGTCAGGCTCATCTTCCAGGGGCCGCTTGATTAG